CGCTACATTGCCCGACGGCTTATTCGTGCGTCTGTAGAGGACATTGGTCTTGCAGATCCGCGCGCCTTGCGCGTAGCGTTGGATGCCTCTGAAACATATGAACGCCTGGGCAGCCCCGAAGGCGAACTTGCGCTGGCGCAGGCCACTGTATATCTTTCCTGTGCGCCTAAAAGTAATGCCGCCTACGTTGCCTACACAAAAACCCGCGCTTTTATCAGCAGCGATAAATCTCACCCTGTACCTGAGCATTTACGCAATGCGCCCACCCGATTGATGAAGGAGCTGGGCTTCGGCCGAGAATACAGATACGCTCATGACGATCCCGAGGCGTATGCTGCAGGAGAAAATTATTTCCCAGACGATATGCCAGAGGTTAAATTTTACGAACCGGCGATGCGGGGATTCGAAGGTAAAATAGCCGAAAGGCTTGCGCATCTCCACGCACTGGATGATCAGGTAAAGAAAAAGCCGTAAAAGCTAAAGCTATGGACCGCTCAATGGCCGCCCTTTGCATTGGGGGCATTAGGCATGCGATTGTTGGAGTTTAGATGTTAGATATTCAGTTATTACGCACAAACCTGGAAAGCGTTGCCGGAATTCTTGCCACGCGCGGCCATAGCTTTCCCATCAAAGAATTCGAGACCACGGAGGCTGAGCGTAAAAGTCTCCAGACTCATACTCAGGAACTGCAAGCGCGGCGCAATGCCGTGTCGAAGCAGATCGGCAATGCGAAAAGCAAAGGGGAAGATAGTATCCATCTTCTCGCCGACGTGGCTAATCTTGGGGAAGAGCTGCATCTGGCTGAAACGCGGCTGCAACGGACTCAAGCCGCATTACACGACATGCTAATGCAGGTTCCCAACCTGCCGCACGCCAGCGTGCCGGTGGGTGATAACGAGAACGATAATCGCGAAGTGCGCCGTTGGGGTATTCCGCGCACATTTGATTTCGCGGTTAAAGATCATGTCAGCATCGGAGAAAATCTCGGTCTTCTGGATTTTCCGACTGCCGCAAAACTCAGCGGCGCGCGCTTCAGCCTGATGAAGGGTCCCCTTGCCCGGCTACACCGCGCGCTCGCGCAGTTCATGCTGGACATGCACACGCGTGAGCATGGCTACACCGAGACGTACGTGCCGTATCTCGTCAATGCTGAAAGTCTGCGGGGCACAGGCCAGCTGCCAAAGTTCGAAGAAGACCTGTTCAAGGTCCAACGGTTCGGTTTTGAGATGAAAGAAGGATCGGCCGAACGAGCGCTAGCAGGCGAGCATTACCAAAGGGGTACGTCTTCGCGCACGGATGAATCGTTGTATCTAATTCCTACGTCCGAAGTTCCGCTGAGTAACATCGTACGCGATGAGATCGTCGCGCTTGAGTCGTTGCCGATAAAACTCACCGCGCATACCCCGTGTTTCCGTTCCGAAGCGGGAAGCTACGGCAGAGATACCCGCGGTATGATTCGACAGCACCAGTTCGACAAAGTCGAACTGGTGCAAGTCGTGCATCCGGAGAAATCTTACGAAGCGCTCGAGGAACTGACCGGCCACGCCGAGAAGATTCTCCAGAAACTAGAGCTGCCTTATCGCATAATGTTGCTCTGTACCGGTGACATGGGTTTTTCAGCCGCAAAAACATACGATGTTGAGGTATGGCTGCCGGAGCAGAAGACCTACCGCGAAATATCGTCCTGCAGCAATTGCGAAGCATTTCAGGCACGGCGCATGCAGGCGCGTTTTCGCAACGAGAGAGGTAAACCGGAGCTGGTCCATATACTGAATGGTTCTGGTTTGGCGGTGGGAAGAACGCTTGTGGCGATTCTGGAAAATTTCCAGGAGGCTGACGGGAGCGTATGGATTCCCCACGTTTTACGGTCCTACATGGATGGGCTGGAAAAGCTCGCGGTGGGGTGACGTCTTCCATCACATCCAATGATTCTTATCACAAAGGAGTGTTTCTATCATGCAGAGCGCAACTGGCGGTGAAGTCGGCGGTGGCACAAGCACGGACACCTCCGTGCTTGAAGCGGAAATACGAAATACTGTTGTCCAGGGAAGCAATGTTCAGCAGGACGTGCACGACCTGACGATAAGGGCTTTGCGCAAGCAACATCGAGATCACGAATCCCTGCGACATGTTATCTCAGCTGTACTTAAGGGCGCTCGTGAAGGGGCGGAGCAGAAATTGCAACAGACCCCGGTACAGGCACAAATGGTGCTGAAATCGACCAGGGATGCGGTGGCCGGTCTGGACGCCGCGCTGGCGCAGCTTGCTGAAGCGTCGAAACTGGCTTTGGAGGAAGCAGCGGGGCGGGCCCAGAAGTTCTCGAATGAAGAGCTTATGCGCGTGCGCAAAGACCTCGAAAGCGTTGAGAGTCTGTTTCTCGAAATATTGCAGAGTTCTGCTTCAACTGCGCACAAAGCGGTCAGTGAAACGTTGCATGATTTGGCCTTGCACGCTAAGCGGAATGGAACCGCTGTCGGTGCGCAGCTTAAGGATACCCTTAAGGCTTTTAATCAGCAGATCACTTCAGTTGGACACCAACAACTTGAGGCGGGCATAGAACTGACCCACGCCATCACCAATCTCATGCGTGAAGTCGCCGCGGATGCTCTCAAGAGCATTGCGGAGCGCGTTAACCCTGACAACAAGCCAAACAGAGATTAATACAGCACTCTTAAGAAGTCTCGAGCAGGGGAAGGTAGAGAGCAGCCAGCGGTTTGCTGCCGGAAGCGGTTGCTATGTTTCACGGCCGAAGCCTGCTGTTGCGGCGGTTTGGCATACGATCGATGCAGATCGCGGCTATTACATGACAAGGAGAACGCAACGGTTGAATCGCGTCCTCGTGCGAACCGCTCAGATGCTGCAACCGTCCTCGTCACATGCGGCATTTCCCGCATCCGTCCCCGGGTCTGCCGTCAGGTCCGGCGCTTCATCCACTTCTTCGGAAAGCAGCGCGCCAATGGAAAAGCCTACCGTCAGGTCGCTTACGTGACCGAATTTATGCAAGCGAATGCGCCCTCCCTTATCGATCAGAACAAGGCTTGGCGTTCCTTGCATTTGATAAGCGCGCATCGTGAGGGGTACACCTTGTGCCGGGCCATCGTACTTATCAATCCCGATAGGAAAGCGCAGTCTATATTCGTATACAAATACCTCAAGCGCGTCACGACCCATGACTTCATGATGTTCAAAAACAGTATGCATTCCGATCACCGCAACCCGGCTCGGATCGAATTCCTGGGATATTCGCTGTGCCTGGGGAATTCCCATCTGTACGCAACCCGGACAGAAAATCTGAAAGGTGTGCAACACAACCACTTTGCCGCGTAGCGAATCAAGGGATATAGGCTGAGGGGTATTAAGCCAGCCTGATGTCTGCAACTCGGGAGCCATGCTTGCCCTGAGGGCATCGTTGGTTTCCTTCATTCTGGTATCCTGAAAAGAAAAAGATGATGAAAAAAAGCACCCGGCCTTGAGCGGGTTGAGCATCAAGTCAGGTGCAGGTACCTAAGGCAGAGAAGGTCACGCGTTTTCGGAACTACCACGCCTACCACACGCGCAGGCTTCTCGCCCGTATCGTTCTTTCCCGTTCCTGTTATCTGGCCTTGCCCGCGGCTTTTGCCGCGCGCAGCACGGGATAATGTTGGGTGAAGACCATGTCTTCAGCGGCGTTGGCCTTGTGGCAGGCCGCGCAGGCGTCATCCCGCTGCGCCGCGGCGCTTGACTTATCATCAAAGCCGAAATAGGCCCAGTTGTTGGGCTTGTCTGCGAACCGCTTCTTGTCCTTGACTGTTGCCGCGATGCCGAGAAATTCCCCCTGGAAATACCCATTGCCACTTGCCGAGCTCTTCGTGCCAACGCTGGCCAGTTCCTTCACTATAATCGTGCCGCTCCGGAATACCCCGGTCTTTTTATAATGAGCCCAGCTAGCAGGATCGATGTAAACATTATGAAATTCCGGGAACGCGGGTTTCCCCTCATTCATGTCGTTCGGCGTGACCTGGGCGCCAACGAAAATCCATTCTCTGTAATCGGCCGGTCGAACCAGGTCGCCGAAGTTATTGAATATCGCATACTCCTTGCCCGGGTGGGAATCGCTATGATCGGAGGCCGTAGCCGTCTGCGCATGCGTCCCCGAGACCCCGGCCAGAAGCAGGGTTAAAAATGTTCCTTTTAAAACCTGTTGTTTCAACAATATTCCAACTCCCTAATTAATAACCGAAATCCCAGTAGTTTTATCATAGCGATGCCATAATAGACAAAACTCGGCCGTTTCGTCAAGGCGGTTTGCCCGGCGACTGCTACAGGCTTAACGGCACCGTCCTCGGAGCAAGGTCCGGGTGTTCTGGCTCAATTACTTGCGAACTTTCCCCGCTACTGAGCCAAAGGTTTTACCAATAAGGCTGCGAAATGCCTCAGAAATGCAGCAAAGCGCGCCCGGTTGTGTATCGCCTTGCGTCAGCGTGCGGTCGGGGCAAGTTCCAGCTGTTTTTCATGTCCGGTTGATCCGGTACCACCTGACTCCCCTGATCCTCTGAAACTGCATTCCAACGATACGAACGCCCGTTTACGGGGAGGCAAAACGGGACATGACATACGGTTAGTTTTTCTTTCCCGGGCGATTTTACCCATAATTCCATTAGGGTAAAATTACCACGTTTTCAAGAGGGAAAAATACCGCTTTTTAGAATAGGGGCATTATTAATTTTGATTAATAAAGATGGTGTTCTTTCTTGTACGGCTAATTTTGCTGTGATAGAATTCCGGCCTGTTTTGGTAGGGGGCCCACGGGTCAAATAACTAAAACGAATAACGAAGAAAAGAGGGAAAAACGGAAGCAGCCGAAGCTGTAAACGAGGACTAATAAGTGCCTGAATCGGGCGAGATATATGGGTTTCAGGCGAGTTCTGATTTTATGCGATTTGCGAGTTTTACCGGATTCAACAATCAGAGCGCATAAATAGGATTAATTGTGTCAGCGGATGTTGTAGTCGTGGTCTCCAACTTCGTATTACTTTTCGTGGATGGGGAATCCGATTTTTTAACTGTTGATGATGGTTGCGCATATTTTTTTTTTAGTTGAAACTTTGAACTTATTGAAATGCGTTTATTCTTAGCGTTTGGAATTCACATAAGCCCATAGAATAACACAATTAACGACATTCGCAACGTGGTTATTTTTTGCGCCTGACATGAGGAATGGCTGTGCCGGATCATGAGTTCGGGGGAAGCAGAGATAACCAGAAGTCAGTCAGTCCGTGAGAGCCGGTCAATATCGTGGATTTTGGATTTAGTGGCTCGTACTGTAATCAGTAATCAAGTTGGGGGGAAATATGAGCAGTAAAGCAGCAGCAAGAATAGTGGGGGTGGTGACGGCTGGGCTGTATAGCGGGCTGGGGATGGCTGCGAAGCCGGATCCCTACCAGTTGAACTTACCCGAACCGCAATCGATTATTGCGCAGCAGATATATGATCAGCACACTATGCTGTTATGGATCTGCCTGGCGATATTCATAGGTGTGTTCGGAACGATGTTTTACTCCGTATTGAAGCACCGCAAGTCGCTAGGTTTTCCGGCTGCAAACTTTCACCACAGCACCACGGTCGAGATTATCTGGACCATTATTCCAATCTTCATTTTGGTTGGCATGGCCTACCCCGCAACCAAGACCATCATTGCCATGAAAGACACCTCCAGTCCGGACATCACCATCAAGGCGACGGGATATCAATGGAAATGGGGCTATGACTACCTAACGGGCGAGGGAGAAGGAATCAGCTTTCTGAGCAGTCTTGCAACCCCGAAGGCGCAGATCGAGAATGCCGCGCCCAAGGGCGAGAATTACCTTCTGGAAGTTGACAACCGCGTGGTAGTGCCGGTAGGCAAAAAGGTACGTGTACTTCTGACTGCCAACGACGTGATCCACGCCTGGTGGGTGCCTGCACTAGGCGTCAAGCAGGACGCCATTCCCGGCTTCATCCGCGACGTCTGGTTCACGGCGGACAGGCCGGGTACCTATCGCGGGCAATGCGCTGAGCTGTGCGGCAAGGAGCACGGCTTCATGCCAATCATCGTGGAAGCGGTGGAACCGGCCAAGTATGCCCAGTGGGTGAGCGAGCAGAAGACCAAATTGGCGGCGGCGACGGTGGATGTCAACAAGGAATTCACGATGGATGAGTTGAAAGCCGAAGGCGAGAAGGTTTATGCCGCCAACTGTGTGGCTTGTCACCAGGCCAACGGCAAGGGTATCCCCGGCACGTTTGCGGCGCTGGATGGCTCAAAAATCGCGACGGGACCCAAGGCCGAGCATATTAATATCGTCATGAATGGCAAGACTGGCACGGCGATGGCGGCATTCAAGCACCTGTCGGACGTGCAAATCGCGGCGGTGGTCACCTATGAGCGCAATGCCTGGGGCAATACGGCAGGCGATCTGGTGCAACCATCCGAAATCAACCAGTTAAGAAAATAGCATCAGGAGGAAATCATGGCAGCAGTAGATCACGATATAGGACACCACGACGACCACGACCATCATCCGACTGGTTTGATGCGATGGGTTGGCGCCACCAACCACAAAGATATTGGCACGATGTACCTGTGGTTCAGCTTCATCATGTTCCTTAGCGGGGGTGTGATGGCGCTGACCATTCGCGCAGAGCTGTTTCAGCCGGGGTTGCAGATTGTTCAACCCGAGTTTTTCAACCAGTTGACTACTATGCATGGCCTTGTGATGGTGTTCGGAGCCATTATGCCGGCCTTTGTC
The window above is part of the Nitrosospira sp. Is2 genome. Proteins encoded here:
- a CDS encoding DUF6781 family protein, giving the protein MQSATGGEVGGGTSTDTSVLEAEIRNTVVQGSNVQQDVHDLTIRALRKQHRDHESLRHVISAVLKGAREGAEQKLQQTPVQAQMVLKSTRDAVAGLDAALAQLAEASKLALEEAAGRAQKFSNEELMRVRKDLESVESLFLEILQSSASTAHKAVSETLHDLALHAKRNGTAVGAQLKDTLKAFNQQITSVGHQQLEAGIELTHAITNLMREVAADALKSIAERVNPDNKPNRD
- the serS gene encoding serine--tRNA ligase; the protein is MLDIQLLRTNLESVAGILATRGHSFPIKEFETTEAERKSLQTHTQELQARRNAVSKQIGNAKSKGEDSIHLLADVANLGEELHLAETRLQRTQAALHDMLMQVPNLPHASVPVGDNENDNREVRRWGIPRTFDFAVKDHVSIGENLGLLDFPTAAKLSGARFSLMKGPLARLHRALAQFMLDMHTREHGYTETYVPYLVNAESLRGTGQLPKFEEDLFKVQRFGFEMKEGSAERALAGEHYQRGTSSRTDESLYLIPTSEVPLSNIVRDEIVALESLPIKLTAHTPCFRSEAGSYGRDTRGMIRQHQFDKVELVQVVHPEKSYEALEELTGHAEKILQKLELPYRIMLLCTGDMGFSAAKTYDVEVWLPEQKTYREISSCSNCEAFQARRMQARFRNERGKPELVHILNGSGLAVGRTLVAILENFQEADGSVWIPHVLRSYMDGLEKLAVG
- the coxB gene encoding cytochrome c oxidase subunit II, whose product is MSSKAAARIVGVVTAGLYSGLGMAAKPDPYQLNLPEPQSIIAQQIYDQHTMLLWICLAIFIGVFGTMFYSVLKHRKSLGFPAANFHHSTTVEIIWTIIPIFILVGMAYPATKTIIAMKDTSSPDITIKATGYQWKWGYDYLTGEGEGISFLSSLATPKAQIENAAPKGENYLLEVDNRVVVPVGKKVRVLLTANDVIHAWWVPALGVKQDAIPGFIRDVWFTADRPGTYRGQCAELCGKEHGFMPIIVEAVEPAKYAQWVSEQKTKLAAATVDVNKEFTMDELKAEGEKVYAANCVACHQANGKGIPGTFAALDGSKIATGPKAEHINIVMNGKTGTAMAAFKHLSDVQIAAVVTYERNAWGNTAGDLVQPSEINQLRK
- a CDS encoding cytochrome P460 family protein, encoding MKQQVLKGTFLTLLLAGVSGTHAQTATASDHSDSHPGKEYAIFNNFGDLVRPADYREWIFVGAQVTPNDMNEGKPAFPEFHNVYIDPASWAHYKKTGVFRSGTIIVKELASVGTKSSASGNGYFQGEFLGIAATVKDKKRFADKPNNWAYFGFDDKSSAAAQRDDACAACHKANAAEDMVFTQHYPVLRAAKAAGKAR
- a CDS encoding peroxiredoxin family protein translates to MKETNDALRASMAPELQTSGWLNTPQPISLDSLRGKVVVLHTFQIFCPGCVQMGIPQAQRISQEFDPSRVAVIGMHTVFEHHEVMGRDALEVFVYEYRLRFPIGIDKYDGPAQGVPLTMRAYQMQGTPSLVLIDKGGRIRLHKFGHVSDLTVGFSIGALLSEEVDEAPDLTADPGTDAGNAACDEDGCSI